A window from Erythrobacter sp. YJ-T3-07 encodes these proteins:
- a CDS encoding Panacea domain-containing protein: protein MEDMARKIDAHDVADWFINRIDRRMGEVITTDVVHRLLYFAQAWYLANTGHEMFEEEFEAWGTGPIIPAIYERFERMDVASLPDIENSRTIKGSKLEMLECIQRDYGCYMPFKLDELAKEPGGPWHTARKGLAPLAPSDRVIPKTAMKSFYREKIKDAA from the coding sequence ATGGAAGATATGGCCCGTAAGATCGATGCCCACGATGTCGCAGATTGGTTTATCAATCGGATCGACCGAAGGATGGGTGAAGTCATCACCACCGACGTTGTCCACCGGCTCCTTTATTTCGCACAAGCCTGGTATCTGGCGAACACCGGACACGAAATGTTCGAAGAGGAATTCGAAGCCTGGGGCACAGGTCCCATAATTCCCGCGATCTACGAGCGCTTCGAGCGCATGGATGTCGCGAGCCTACCGGACATCGAGAACAGCCGCACGATCAAGGGTAGCAAACTCGAGATGCTAGAATGCATCCAGAGGGATTATGGCTGCTACATGCCGTTCAAGCTGGACGAACTCGCCAAGGAGCCCGGCGGCCCCTGGCACACCGCTCGAAAGGGCCTCGCACCTCTGGCACCCAGCGACAGGGTCATCCCCAAGACCGCCATGAAGAGCTTCTACAGGGAGAAGATCAAGGATGCCGCATAA
- a CDS encoding VRR-NUC domain-containing protein, translating into MVDVKGFWRRLAELASAPTAETPRHPPSQPEISTRCALDFFSDRFLTIRDLGFFGQFSRSPNGRYVVGWSDRSPDGSRGGHRYDGEGRWILLEGDRLIAQGNLQRPQDGKVADDGTVLISDWLFGDGLDGVLAGFSSEGRQLLHYALAANIDDHALSPDGRTAICRTLNSPGSSDSCKLILFDVHAGRELARWDPESVSIAGYEFDTDADLVHVVTADGDRAGYDFTGRLVNATEWQRARIGRGDLNVIKSAIEQAGSDAASEDIAAILQGLAVACSTDADWLRARAFRAKGELLEKLGRDAEALEAYDSALLLDPQVGVFRRSEKLRRAVGGTSKTKPPPKGRLEKQADRFGMKHEVIELEKGENKLWRSAAFREWTSIENAALEHYLDGGWSGAATEGGLILTVIKAASFAKLVERNADTYIEALYAQNVAFDEDRYAIGDLLASVRRADIGQLRRNWALISKRSGEAPAFYPGVWWDGVEGLFKALGNERLAAIADRFSSAPYDLRAGWPDLTLWRGDEVRFVEVKGPSDSIHASQARLVRDLLNPLAHHVTLAEIIQAT; encoded by the coding sequence ATGGTCGACGTGAAGGGTTTTTGGCGCAGGCTCGCCGAACTCGCATCTGCTCCGACAGCGGAAACCCCGCGGCACCCTCCCTCGCAACCCGAGATCTCTACGCGTTGCGCGCTCGACTTCTTCTCCGATCGGTTTCTCACCATACGAGATCTTGGCTTTTTCGGGCAGTTTTCCCGCTCGCCGAATGGCCGCTATGTCGTTGGCTGGTCGGATCGCAGTCCGGATGGCAGTAGGGGCGGCCACCGGTATGACGGAGAGGGGCGATGGATTCTGCTCGAGGGCGATCGCCTGATTGCACAAGGCAACCTTCAGCGTCCCCAGGACGGGAAGGTCGCCGACGACGGCACGGTATTGATAAGCGACTGGTTGTTCGGGGATGGGCTCGACGGAGTGCTTGCTGGCTTTTCGAGCGAGGGACGGCAGCTTCTACACTACGCCCTAGCGGCCAACATCGACGATCACGCACTCTCTCCTGACGGAAGGACGGCGATCTGCCGGACGCTCAATTCTCCGGGGAGCAGTGATAGTTGCAAGCTGATCCTGTTTGATGTGCATGCGGGACGGGAACTCGCCCGATGGGATCCGGAATCCGTATCCATAGCCGGCTATGAATTCGATACCGATGCTGACCTGGTTCACGTCGTCACGGCGGACGGAGATCGCGCGGGTTATGACTTCACCGGTCGATTGGTGAATGCCACTGAGTGGCAGCGCGCTCGGATTGGACGCGGTGACCTCAACGTGATCAAGTCCGCCATCGAGCAGGCCGGGTCAGATGCTGCGTCCGAAGACATCGCGGCGATTCTGCAGGGCCTCGCCGTAGCATGCAGCACCGACGCTGATTGGCTTCGTGCAAGAGCCTTTAGAGCAAAGGGCGAACTACTCGAGAAACTGGGTCGCGATGCCGAAGCGTTGGAAGCGTATGACAGCGCGCTGTTGCTTGACCCTCAGGTTGGCGTTTTCAGGCGTTCGGAAAAGTTGCGGCGCGCAGTTGGGGGGACGTCGAAGACGAAGCCACCGCCCAAGGGACGTCTGGAAAAGCAGGCTGACCGGTTCGGCATGAAGCATGAGGTCATCGAACTTGAAAAGGGCGAAAACAAGCTATGGAGGAGTGCCGCCTTCCGCGAATGGACGTCGATCGAGAATGCCGCGCTAGAGCATTACCTCGATGGAGGGTGGAGTGGGGCCGCAACCGAAGGAGGCTTGATCCTCACGGTTATCAAGGCCGCGTCCTTCGCTAAGCTGGTGGAGCGTAACGCCGATACCTACATCGAGGCGCTGTATGCGCAGAACGTCGCGTTCGATGAGGATCGATATGCCATCGGCGATCTGCTGGCGAGCGTCAGGCGAGCGGACATCGGGCAGCTGCGAAGGAACTGGGCTCTGATATCCAAGCGTTCAGGGGAAGCCCCTGCATTCTATCCAGGCGTCTGGTGGGATGGCGTGGAAGGCCTCTTCAAGGCGCTCGGCAACGAACGCCTCGCCGCCATTGCGGATCGTTTTTCTTCTGCGCCCTACGACCTGAGGGCGGGCTGGCCGGATCTCACGCTCTGGCGCGGCGACGAGGTTCGGTTCGTCGAGGTCAAAGGCCCCTCTGACTCCATACACGCAAGCCAGGCGCGACTAGTCCGCGATTTGCTCAATCCGTTGGCGCATCACGTGACGCTAGCAGAAATCATACAGGCCACATGA
- a CDS encoding excalibur calcium-binding domain-containing protein — protein sequence MSLRDWSDRQGEEPNWSIRLEFGLVAALVLGSLVIAVVSLVWAAAASAHPGGLAADGCHNDRKNGGRHCHRAQAPPARERPPASGAVYYANCAAARAAGAAPVRRGDPGYARHLDRDGDGIGCE from the coding sequence ATGTCGCTGAGGGATTGGAGTGATCGGCAAGGCGAAGAGCCCAACTGGTCGATCAGGCTGGAGTTCGGGCTGGTCGCCGCGCTTGTGCTTGGATCACTGGTCATTGCAGTTGTCTCGCTCGTGTGGGCGGCCGCTGCTTCGGCCCATCCCGGAGGTCTCGCGGCCGACGGATGTCACAATGATCGCAAGAACGGTGGTCGTCATTGCCACCGCGCTCAGGCCCCACCAGCACGGGAGCGTCCGCCAGCAAGCGGGGCTGTATACTATGCGAATTGCGCCGCGGCGCGTGCTGCGGGGGCAGCACCCGTCAGGAGAGGCGACCCGGGATATGCCAGGCACCTTGATCGCGATGGCGATGGTATCGGCTGTGAGTAG